The following coding sequences lie in one Pelecanus crispus isolate bPelCri1 chromosome 9, bPelCri1.pri, whole genome shotgun sequence genomic window:
- the SLC2A6 gene encoding LOW QUALITY PROTEIN: solute carrier family 2, facilitated glucose transporter member 6 (The sequence of the model RefSeq protein was modified relative to this genomic sequence to represent the inferred CDS: deleted 1 base in 1 codon): MEPGVREPLVRKTSSSYRTFPESAGKRLDKEYLRSLHNKRLYLAVFAAVLGNFNFGFALVYPSPVIPALEAHPNPALRLDQHTASWFGSVFTLGAAAGGLSAMLLNDLLGRKLSIMFSALPSAVGYALMAGAQGIGMLLLGRVLTGYAGGVTSASIPVYISEISHPGVRGMLGACPQTMAVLGSLILYALGLVLDWRWLAVAGEVPVLVMIILLCFMPNSPRFLLSQGKDDEALGSLCWLRGKDTDYAREYEQIKDSVRKQSRRISCAEIKDPFIYKPILIAVGMRFLQQLSGVTCVLVYLQSIFKKTSVILKPEYDAALVGLVRLFSVAIAAASMDKAGRKILLFVSAGVMLASNLTMGLYIHFMPASQNGTIANKTLVSSASLPAEPTNYITLIPLLATMFFIMGYAVGWGPITWLLMSEILPLKARGVASGLCVVVSWLTAFTLTQFFLRVVEAFGLEVPFLFFAVICAGNFLFTGCCVPETKGRSLEQIEAFFRTGRRSFMR; encoded by the exons ATGGAGCCAGGCGTGCGGGAGCCCCTCGTGAGGAAGACAAGCTCCTCATACCGGACCTTCCCCGAGAGCGCTGGCAAGAGGCTCGACAAGGAGTACCTGCG GAGCCTCCACAACAAGCGGCTCTACCTGGCTGTGTTTGCTGCTGTCCTGGGGAATTTCAATTTTGGCTTCGCCCTGGTTTACCCCTCACCTGTCATCCCTGCGCTGGAGGCTCACCCCAACCCCGCGCTGCGGCTGGACCAGCACACAGCGTCCTGGTTCGGG TCGGTGTTCACGctgggagcggcggcg ggggggctcaGCGCCATGCTCCTCAACGACCTCCTGGGCCGCAAACTGAGCATCATGTTCTCTGCGCTGCCCTCCGCCGTGGGATACGCGCTGATGGCCGGTGCCCAGGGGAtcgggatgctgctgctgggccgTGTGCTGACGGGCTACGCCGGCGGCGTGACGTCCGCCTCCATCCCG GTCTACATCTCGGAGATCTCCCACCCCGGGGTCAGAGGCATGCTGGGCGCTTGTCCTCAGACCATGGCAGTGCTGGGCTCTCTTATCCTGTACGCGCTGG GGCTGGTCCTGGACTGGCGCTGGCTGGCCGTCGCAGGGGAGGTGCCCGTGCTCGTGATGATCATCCTGCTCTGCTTCATGCCCAACTCGCCACGATTCCTGCTCTCCCAGGGGAAGGATGATGAGGCCCTGGGGTCGCTGTGCTGGCTGCGGGGCAAGGACACGGACTATGCCCGGGAGTACGAGCAGATCAAGGACAGCGTGAGGAAGCAG agccGGCGGATTTCCTGTGCCGAGATCAAGGACCCCTTCATTTACAAGCCCATCCTGATCGCGGTGGGGATGAGGTTCCTGCAACAGCTCTCCGGTGTTACCTGTGTCCTCGTGTACCTGCAGTCAATATTCAAGAAAACATCCGTCATCCTG AAACCAGAGTACGATGCAGCTCTTGTTGGCTTGGTACGTCTGTTCTCGGTGGCGATCGCTGCTGCGTCAATGGATAAAGCTGGGAGGAAGATTCTTCTTTTCGTATCAG CTGGTGTCATGTTGGCCTCCAACCTGACCATGGGGCTCTATATCCACTTCATGCCAGCTTCTCAGAACGGCACTATTGCCAACAAGACCCTGGTGAGCTCTGCCAGCCTTCCTGCTGAACCGACCAACTACATCACCCTCATCCCACTCCTGGCAACCATGTTCTTCATAATGG GTTATGCCGTGGGCTGGGGCCCCATCACTTGGTTGCTGATGTCGGAGATCCTCCCTCTGAAAGCCCGTGGGGTGGCCTCGGGCCTCTGTGTCGTCGTGAGCTGGCTGACAGCCTTCACCCTCACCCAGTTCTTCCTCCGAGTCGTG GAAGCTTTTGGCCTCGAGGTGCCCTTCCTATTCTTCGCTGTCATCTGCGCTGGGAACTTCTTATTCACAGGCTGCTGCGTTCCAGAAACCAAAGGCAGATCCCTGGAACAGATCGAGGCCTTCTTCAGGACTGGCCGGAGGTCGTTCATGAGGTAG